A region of the Methylobacterium nodulans ORS 2060 genome:
CGGCCGCCTGCGTTCCGGCGCTGCGCCCATCGTCCGCATTGCCGGACCCATCGGCCGCGGGGTAGACCGCCGCCATGGCACAAGGCCTCTTCACCCGGCTGGCCCAGCCGAGCCACTTCCTGCGCTGGTCGGGCGCCGCCCTGCCCTGGATCTCCGGGCTCGCGGCCCTGCTTCTGGCCGCCGGCCTCTATCTCTCCGTCTTCGTCGCGCCCGCGGATTATCAGCAGGGCGAGACGGTGCGGATCATGTTCATCCACGTCCCGGCGGCGTGGCTGGGGGTGTTCTTCTACGGTGCCATGGCGGTGTCGGCCCTGGGCACGCTCGTCTGGCGCCACCCCCTGGCCGACGTGGCGCAGCGCGCCGCCGCGCCCGTGGGCGCCGCCTTCACGCTGATCTGCCTCGTCACCGGCTCGCTCTGGGGCAAGCCGATGTGGGGCACCTACTGGGTGTGGGACGCGCGCCTGACCTCGATGCTGGTGCTGCTCCTGATCTATTGCGGGCTCCTCGCCCTGTGGCGGACGATCGAGGATCCGGGCCGGGCGGCCCGCGCCGTCGCCATCCTCACCCTGGTCGGCGCCGTGAACCTGCCGATCATCAAGTTCTCGGTGAACTGGTGGTCGACGCTGCACCAGCCGGCCTCGATCCTGCGGATGGGCGGCCCGACCATTCATCCCACCATGCTCTACCCGCTGCTGGTGATGATCGCCGCCTTCTCGGTGCTCGGCATCGCGCTGCATCTCGCCGCGATGCGCACCGAGATCCTGCGCCGGCGGGTGCGCACGCTCGCGATCCTGGAGGCCGAGCGCCTCGACGGCCTGCCGGCGCCCCAGGCGGCCTGACCCCCTCACGCCACGAACGGACATCCCGTGGATTTCGGACCGC
Encoded here:
- a CDS encoding heme ABC transporter permease produces the protein MAQGLFTRLAQPSHFLRWSGAALPWISGLAALLLAAGLYLSVFVAPADYQQGETVRIMFIHVPAAWLGVFFYGAMAVSALGTLVWRHPLADVAQRAAAPVGAAFTLICLVTGSLWGKPMWGTYWVWDARLTSMLVLLLIYCGLLALWRTIEDPGRAARAVAILTLVGAVNLPIIKFSVNWWSTLHQPASILRMGGPTIHPTMLYPLLVMIAAFSVLGIALHLAAMRTEILRRRVRTLAILEAERLDGLPAPQAA